The Streptomyces sp. NBC_01275 genome has a segment encoding these proteins:
- a CDS encoding acyl carrier protein: MTGEELRTAVRTIWREVLGADVDDDTDFFDAGGTSFAALRIVATLNDRHGTPTPVKVLFDSPRFADFVAVLDKEPELSPHS; this comes from the coding sequence ATGACGGGCGAAGAACTGCGGACCGCCGTTCGGACGATCTGGCGGGAGGTGCTCGGGGCCGACGTGGACGACGACACCGACTTCTTCGACGCGGGCGGCACCTCGTTCGCCGCGCTGCGCATCGTCGCGACGCTCAACGACCGGCACGGGACCCCGACGCCGGTGAAGGTGCTGTTCGACAGCCCCCGGTTCGCCGACTTCGTCGCGGTCCTGGACAAGGAGCCCGAGCTCAGCCCGCACAGCTGA
- a CDS encoding cytochrome P450, translating to MDSAPYADGNPYEVWRAMREAGPVHHQVAKTGSVFWAVVGHEAGKRVLTDWKVFTSTRGTTLREDDNSAPYPGAGKMPVLTDPPRHTDLRRAVAPLFTPRAVERLSGLAHEVAGSLLADLRERGGGDFVTDVAAKFPLAVQAGILGIPPGDIPLILDATGRSVDETEHGASGHHDVMTYYLKALDARRGEAGRDLIGVLLEARARGLPLSDEEIVLTCDNIVVAASQTARHAASGSLLALLEHPAAWQALREGRVGVDSAIEELLRWTAPATHVMRTAVCDTELAGATIRAGDAVAVWIASANRDGAVFADPEKLVLDRRPNPHLTLGAGMHFCLGSALVRVLLRALLEELIGADMSLALAKPPARQSTWVANGLRSLPVTVVPA from the coding sequence TTGGATTCGGCGCCGTACGCGGACGGCAACCCGTACGAGGTGTGGCGGGCCATGCGGGAGGCCGGCCCCGTGCACCACCAGGTGGCGAAGACCGGCTCGGTGTTCTGGGCCGTGGTCGGGCACGAGGCCGGCAAACGGGTGCTGACCGACTGGAAGGTCTTCACCTCCACCCGCGGCACGACGCTGCGCGAGGACGACAACTCCGCTCCGTACCCCGGGGCCGGGAAGATGCCGGTCCTCACCGATCCGCCGCGCCACACCGACCTGCGCAGGGCTGTCGCCCCGTTGTTCACGCCGCGGGCCGTGGAGAGGCTGAGCGGGCTCGCCCACGAGGTGGCGGGCTCGCTCCTGGCCGATCTGCGCGAGCGGGGCGGCGGCGACTTCGTCACCGATGTGGCCGCGAAGTTCCCCCTCGCGGTCCAGGCCGGGATCCTGGGCATCCCTCCCGGGGACATCCCGCTGATCCTGGATGCCACGGGCCGCTCCGTGGACGAGACGGAGCACGGGGCCTCCGGCCACCACGACGTGATGACGTACTACCTGAAGGCGCTCGACGCCCGGCGGGGAGAAGCCGGCCGGGACCTGATCGGCGTGCTGCTGGAGGCTCGCGCGCGCGGCCTGCCGTTGTCGGACGAGGAGATCGTCCTGACCTGCGACAACATCGTGGTGGCCGCGAGCCAGACGGCCCGGCACGCGGCCAGCGGCAGCCTGCTGGCCCTGCTGGAGCACCCGGCGGCGTGGCAGGCGCTGCGCGAGGGGCGGGTGGGAGTCGACTCCGCCATCGAGGAACTGCTGCGCTGGACCGCGCCGGCCACGCACGTGATGCGCACCGCGGTGTGCGACACCGAACTCGCCGGCGCCACGATCCGGGCCGGTGACGCGGTGGCGGTGTGGATCGCCTCCGCCAACCGCGACGGCGCCGTCTTCGCCGACCCGGAGAAACTGGTCCTGGACCGCCGTCCCAACCCGCACCTGACCCTCGGCGCCGGTATGCACTTCTGCCTCGGCTCCGCCCTGGTCCGTGTGCTGCTGCGGGCGCTGCTGGAGGAGCTGATCGGGGCCGACATGTCCCTGGCGCTCGCGAAGCCGCCCGCCCGGCAGTCCACCTGGGTGGCCAACGGCCTGCGCTCCCTGCCGGTGACGGTCGTCCCCGCCTGA